In Deltaproteobacteria bacterium, the genomic window CTCATAGATCGACCAGTCCTCCAGGGACCCGGGGTTCATCTGGCTCAATTCCCCTGTGTGGTATCTTGCCTTGATATCCTCCTGCAGTTGACGCATGGCCGATCTCAAGGCCGCCATTTTGAGTTCGTCGGCGAAAAGCTTATCCAGCATGTCGGTAAATGTATCTGCCCAGCGGGTCAACTCGGTGCCGCAGGTCACCACAAACGGAAAGGTCCGGTGAAGGTTTTCGGTGTTGACGCTAAGGATGCGGCTTTCCAATTCCTGGTCGTCGACAACCACACTTTCCGGAAGGCGGGACCGTATTCGGCTTATTTTGTAGAATGCTTTCGGCGCCGACGCCTTTTGCGCCTCCAGCGCCATTTCCCGGAATCTTTCGGTTTCGGGCCGGCCCTCCTTCAGGTGCATCTTCTCAATCATCGCATCGCGGTCGGGCGCAAATTCCAACGTGTCTAATACAATGCCGTCCATATTCACCTCAATGCCGCTCAAAGAACATGGTGGTTATAATCCAATATCCTGTTTTACTAACTAAGAATGGTGATATCCGGGCAACATAGCCAACAAGGGAAAGTTTGCCGGGTTTCAACAACGTCAGCCTCTTTCGAGCCTGCCCAAAATCGGCACTGGTGGCTTCTCCCGTTCTCCGGATAAGTTGGACATGGCGCTGCCACTCAGTAATATGGGCTTCTCAGTGAACTCTCAGAATGGCCACGTTTGGATGGCAGAAGCCCCCGGCTTATTCTCGGTGGTAGTCCCATAAGGCATTGACAATGTTCCAGCTATCTGTCACTTCTGCAAGATGCAGATAGTCCGTAAACTGTTCAGATACGATTTTGACACTAGCCATCGATTCGGTTTGATCAAGGATCGTTATCTCTTTTCGCCCTTTTTCAGGATCATCGATACGTCCCTTCCCGTCTCCTGTTAACGTGAGCATCTCGCTCTTTGTGACGGACCAAATTTCTTCTTCGGAACCGATTCGCCGTTTGGCAAGATGCGGCGATAAAGCCCGGTCCATTCTCTCGACATCAGCCAAATACCAGCCTTCCACATAGTCTAACGCTCGTTGTGTAATGGCTTCTCTGTCTCTCATTCGCATCACCCCATAGTGTTGAGTATTCGTATGCTACTTGGAAATGGGACACAGAATACAAAAATCGTCTTTCATGTCAAGCGAATTTCACAAAATAGAACCGGTG contains:
- a CDS encoding vitamin B12 dependent methionine synthase, whose translation is MDGIVLDTLEFAPDRDAMIEKMHLKEGRPETERFREMALEAQKASAPKAFYKISRIRSRLPESVVVDDQELESRILSVNTENLHRTFPFVVTCGTELTRWADTFTDMLDKLFADELKMAALRSAMRQLQEDIKARYHTGELSQMNPGSLEDWSIYEQKKLFALLGNGASRVGVELLSSMVMYPDKSESGIFFEKEKKFVNCRLCPTEKCPSRQAAYDSGLYDREYRSIEP
- a CDS encoding nuclear transport factor 2 family protein — protein: MRDREAITQRALDYVEGWYLADVERMDRALSPHLAKRRIGSEEEIWSVTKSEMLTLTGDGKGRIDDPEKGRKEITILDQTESMASVKIVSEQFTDYLHLAEVTDSWNIVNALWDYHRE